The DNA segment CTTGCAGCCAAGAAGCTGATCCAGAACGCTGGCGATGTGAAATCAGCGTTTGGTGATATGGGATCCGAACTTAACGATACAGCGCTGCAATTCGCCAAGGTGCTCGACGCGATTTGGGATGCAGGCGAAGGCAAGGGCAAAGGCGATTCGCGCATCAAGGAACTGGCCGATTTCTTCGCACAGCGGGACGCGTTGCTCGCCAAGCTGAGGAATGGCGAGAACCCGGATTCGCCGGGCAGTGGCGACATGGGCCAGCCCGATGCGATCAAGCAGATGATCGACGGGCTCAGGGAACAAGCCGAGACGCTGGGCTTTACCGAAAGGCAAATGACGCTGTACCGGCTCGCACAGCAAGGCGCGGGCGACTCGCAAGTTACGCTGACGAACCAGCTCTACGACCAGATCGAAGCCTTCGAACAAACCGCCGATGCGGTCAAGGCATTGCAATCGGTTATCGACCGTGGCGTCGGTCCGCCGGAGGTCTCGGACTTTCTGGGTCCGGAGATTTTCGGGATTGCTGACATCGATGCCCAACTTGCCGAAGCCAAGGAGGCCGAGGCCGCTTATCACGCTGAGCAGCTTGAGAAGCTGGCCGAGGTCTATGCACAGCGCACCGAATTGGATGAGCAGTACCGAGAAGCGAAAGAGCAGCTTGAGAAAGAGCATGCGGACCGGCTCAAGCAGATTGATGCAAAGGGGAATCAGGAGAAGAAGGACGTCTATGCCGATGCCTTTGGTGCGATTTCAAATCTCGGCAGCGAGTTTCAGGCGTCCGTCCTTTCTCAGAGCAAGAAGGGCTTTGAGATCAGCAAGGCTATCGCCATAGCGCAAGCCACGATCGACAGCTATCAGCTTGCAGTGGCGAGCTACAAGGCGTTAGCTGGAATTCCGTATGTCGGTCCGGCTCTAGGTGCTGCGGCCGCGGCTACGGCCGCGGCATTCGGGCTTGCTCAAGTATCAGCCATTCAGGGCACGAGCTTTCAAGGGCGTCGCTTCGGCGGCGGCGTTTCGGCCGGCGGCATGTACGAAGTTGCCGAGCCCGGAAACCCGGAACTGCTACGCATGGGCAGCAAGACGCTCCTGATGATGGGATCGCAGTCCGGAGTCGTGGAGCCCGCAAAGCGCATATCAGGTGACTCGGCCGTTGGGAAGAGCGCGGGCGGCGCCAAGATCAACGTCCACAACTACGGCGGCGAACGAGTCACCACGCGCCAGCGCTCGGACGGCGAGATCGACATCTTGATCGGACAGGCCGAGGACCGCGCATATCGGCGGTCAATGGAAAAATTTAGGTCCGACTTCGCCAATCGTGAAGGCGTGGCCCTGGCATTCGAGTCCGGCTATCAGGCGCAGCGCAAGGGCAACAGGAGCGGGTTGTGAGCACAGGCCGTCATTTGGCGGGTTTTCGGAAAACCCGAACTGTTCCCCTAAGTGTTCCCCTACACGACGAAAACGAAAAAGGCCGCATTTTTGTGCGGCCTATCTCGTTGATTTAGTTGGTCGGGGCGACAGGATTCGAACCTGCGACCCCCTGCCCCCCAGGCAGATGCGCTACCAGGCTGCGCTACGCCCCGACCGGTCCAAAATCGCGGCGCCAAGGCGACCGCGGCCGCGAATGGTACCGGATGCGATCCTTGAGAGAAAGCTGTAAACGCCGTGCGGCTTGCTTCAGTCGTCGAGCAGCTTGAGGATGTTTTCGAGTTCGCTGCGAATCTGGCGAATTTCACGACCGCGCGGAGCCGTTGGCTTGCTCCCGCTCATGGCGGCGTCCGGGCCCAGGGTTTCATCGTTGACCGGCTTGGGCATTTCACGCAGGCGCTGACGCGCACCACCGATGGTGAAACCCTGTTCGTAGAGCAGGCTGCGAATACGGCGCACCATCAGCACATCGTCAATCTGGTAGTAACGACGGTTGCCGCGACGCTTGACCGGCTTGAGCTGTGGAAATTCCTGCTCCCAATAGCGCAGCACATGCGGTTTGACGGCGCACAATTCACTGACCTCGCCGATCGCGAAATACCGTTTCTGCGGAATTTCGGGCAGGGGTTCGTGTAGACGCTCGGCTCTGTCAGCCGTCGGTGCCATCGGATTCGACTCTCAGCCTCAGTTTCTGCCCGGGACGGAACGTAACCACTCGACGTGCCGAAATTGGTATTTCCTCGCCGGTTTTGGGATTCCGGCCAGGACGCTGGTTTTTGTCACGCAGCTCGAAATTTCCGAACCCGGACAGCTTAACCTGATCACCTGACTCA comes from the Gammaproteobacteria bacterium genome and includes:
- a CDS encoding phage tail tape measure protein, with protein sequence MATRSLGTLTLDLVAKIGGFEKGLDKAARTSKQRMDDIRRSTDRATKGLLALGAAGAAALTAVVVSSIRAAGEIGKLSTIAGTSAEDFQRYAAGAKALGIEQDKLADIFKDSQDKVGDYLQTGGGGLADFFDNIAPKVGVTAEQFRKLSGPQALQLYVASLEKAKLSQAEMVFFMEAIASDATALLPLLRDNGAGFKAFGKAAEDAGALMDSGTIRAAHELQAALFLAEQAGAGLKNQIAQEMLPVLSDFAVELERLSTDQAVTSELSDTLSDAVKGVTATAVGAVAAFRLLWKTVEGLLAVGEAADLKWYERFLPPLAAKKLIQNAGDVKSAFGDMGSELNDTALQFAKVLDAIWDAGEGKGKGDSRIKELADFFAQRDALLAKLRNGENPDSPGSGDMGQPDAIKQMIDGLREQAETLGFTERQMTLYRLAQQGAGDSQVTLTNQLYDQIEAFEQTADAVKALQSVIDRGVGPPEVSDFLGPEIFGIADIDAQLAEAKEAEAAYHAEQLEKLAEVYAQRTELDEQYREAKEQLEKEHADRLKQIDAKGNQEKKDVYADAFGAISNLGSEFQASVLSQSKKGFEISKAIAIAQATIDSYQLAVASYKALAGIPYVGPALGAAAAATAAAFGLAQVSAIQGTSFQGRRFGGGVSAGGMYEVAEPGNPELLRMGSKTLLMMGSQSGVVEPAKRISGDSAVGKSAGGAKINVHNYGGERVTTRQRSDGEIDILIGQAEDRAYRRSMEKFRSDFANREGVALAFESGYQAQRKGNRSGL
- a CDS encoding MerR family transcriptional regulator, which encodes MAPTADRAERLHEPLPEIPQKRYFAIGEVSELCAVKPHVLRYWEQEFPQLKPVKRRGNRRYYQIDDVLMVRRIRSLLYEQGFTIGGARQRLREMPKPVNDETLGPDAAMSGSKPTAPRGREIRQIRSELENILKLLDD
- a CDS encoding integration host factor subunit alpha; the protein is MALTKAELAEALFAQLGLNKREAKEFVDLFFEDVRAALESGDQVKLSGFGNFELRDKNQRPGRNPKTGEEIPISARRVVTFRPGQKLRLRVESDGTDG